The following are encoded in a window of Chthoniobacterales bacterium genomic DNA:
- a CDS encoding M14 family zinc carboxypeptidase, producing the protein MKNHRQTKKSSARARRVFGAFCALAAVTLAGLALAADSETRATTSIHSQPGSGPNPLAEKYKTLVLRVYFRDRDERDRLAQELNPEEVPTTGGYLTVIGDRDQYYGLTSRGLRVEIEENGSRNLSDPQLMLDTFYNGYKSVEEIYTFLDQKVAQFPSLVEKIDIGDSWCKLHPGSCTLPSPWNGYDLFVLHITNRNIPGPKPVVWIDGDIHAREIATPEVVMRLIDYLLNNYNTNADAHWLVDHHDIWLMPEVNPDGHHIVEAGGGGNSPYMYRKNGDNVGGGTCAWPPSPTNHFGVDANRNFPFHWGCCGGSSTSVCEQTYRGTSSGSEPEDMAIVNKLRTLVPDQRGPGDTDAAPITAMGVYQNIHTVVPVNLYPWGWTLNQMPNYAETRNIAAHMAATNAGGNGYPYGGIQEQLYPVDGGSIDWAYGELGMASFSTELSGQDFLPSFSCIDNPGCGSSQGIWPENRGMLLYLAKIARTPYLTSHGPDANTVATNPASVAPGVPSQLTASITFAWSNNAFSQNVGAAEYYIDTPPWAGGTAIPMSGSFTSPTAAVNATINTGSLSAGRHVIFVRGRGVNNVQGFETWGPITAAFLDVTGGPTPTPTPTATPVVTPTPSASPTPVITPTITPTATPVVTPSPTPVVTPTATATATPVITPTATPITTPTATPIVTPTATASSTPTPTPVTPTPTPTATASPASQPLNLSTRMRVQAGDNAGIGGFIITGSVPKHILLRAIGPSLTGAGVPDALADPTLELHGPSGFVTIADDNWHDDPAQAAAIQATGLAPSNDLEAAIDITLDPGSYTAIIRGKNNTADVGLIEVYDLSPAVPARLANISTRAFVDTGDNVVIAGFILGGNNSDGQILIRGIGPSLAGFGVTNALADPTLELRDNNGTLLASNNDWQQSMQPLPPPGLRPTNNLESAIMATLPPGMYTALLAGVNTTGVGLVEVYDRGAQ; encoded by the coding sequence ATGAAAAACCATCGTCAGACGAAGAAATCATCAGCGCGTGCGAGGCGCGTTTTTGGCGCTTTTTGCGCGTTGGCGGCAGTCACCCTGGCCGGCCTCGCCTTGGCGGCCGACTCTGAGACTCGCGCCACCACCTCTATCCATTCCCAACCGGGAAGCGGCCCGAATCCATTGGCCGAGAAATACAAGACGCTCGTCCTGCGCGTCTACTTCCGCGATCGCGACGAACGCGACCGGTTGGCCCAGGAACTCAACCCCGAAGAAGTGCCCACCACGGGCGGTTATCTCACGGTAATCGGTGATCGCGACCAATACTATGGCCTGACGTCGCGCGGCCTCCGGGTGGAGATAGAGGAGAACGGCAGTCGAAACCTGAGCGATCCCCAGCTCATGCTCGACACTTTCTACAACGGCTACAAGTCGGTGGAAGAAATTTACACCTTCCTCGACCAGAAGGTCGCGCAGTTTCCCAGTCTGGTGGAGAAAATCGATATTGGCGATTCCTGGTGCAAGCTCCATCCAGGCTCGTGCACCCTGCCGAGCCCGTGGAACGGTTACGACCTGTTTGTGCTCCACATCACGAACCGCAACATCCCAGGCCCCAAACCCGTTGTCTGGATCGACGGCGATATTCACGCCCGGGAAATCGCTACGCCGGAAGTTGTGATGCGGTTGATCGACTACCTGCTCAATAACTACAACACCAATGCCGACGCCCATTGGCTTGTGGACCATCACGACATCTGGCTGATGCCTGAAGTGAACCCCGATGGCCACCACATCGTCGAGGCGGGCGGCGGCGGCAACAGCCCGTACATGTACCGCAAGAACGGTGACAACGTCGGAGGCGGGACTTGCGCCTGGCCGCCCTCTCCCACGAATCACTTCGGCGTCGATGCCAACCGCAATTTTCCTTTCCACTGGGGCTGCTGTGGCGGCTCGAGCACTTCCGTGTGCGAGCAGACCTATCGAGGAACGTCGTCGGGTTCGGAGCCGGAAGACATGGCGATCGTGAACAAGCTTCGCACCCTCGTGCCCGACCAGCGCGGCCCCGGCGATACCGACGCGGCGCCGATCACGGCCATGGGCGTTTACCAGAACATCCACACCGTTGTACCCGTGAACCTCTATCCGTGGGGCTGGACACTTAACCAGATGCCGAACTACGCGGAGACGCGCAATATCGCCGCTCACATGGCCGCCACGAACGCGGGCGGGAATGGTTATCCCTATGGCGGGATCCAGGAACAGTTGTACCCGGTAGATGGTGGCTCGATTGACTGGGCCTACGGTGAGCTGGGCATGGCATCCTTCTCCACCGAGTTGAGCGGCCAGGACTTCCTTCCCTCCTTCTCGTGCATAGATAATCCTGGCTGCGGCTCGTCACAGGGTATCTGGCCTGAGAACCGGGGAATGCTTCTTTACCTGGCGAAGATCGCGCGCACGCCTTATCTGACTTCGCACGGACCAGACGCCAATACGGTTGCCACTAACCCGGCATCAGTGGCGCCCGGCGTGCCCTCACAGCTCACTGCCAGCATTACCTTTGCCTGGTCAAACAACGCCTTCAGCCAGAACGTGGGCGCGGCGGAATATTACATTGACACGCCTCCCTGGGCCGGCGGCACGGCTATTCCAATGAGCGGCTCGTTCACGTCGCCAACCGCGGCCGTCAACGCAACCATCAACACCGGCAGCCTGTCGGCCGGCCGCCACGTTATCTTTGTGCGCGGGCGCGGCGTGAACAACGTCCAGGGCTTTGAGACGTGGGGGCCGATCACGGCGGCATTCCTGGATGTGACCGGAGGTCCAACTCCAACCCCAACCCCAACGGCAACTCCGGTGGTAACGCCGACACCTTCAGCGTCGCCCACGCCGGTCATCACGCCGACGATAACTCCAACCGCCACCCCGGTGGTGACACCTTCTCCAACGCCGGTCGTAACTCCGACGGCTACCGCGACTGCGACCCCGGTCATTACCCCGACCGCCACTCCGATTACAACTCCAACCGCTACGCCGATCGTCACGCCAACTGCCACCGCTAGCTCGACGCCGACTCCCACACCTGTGACGCCGACGCCAACCCCAACCGCGACGGCTTCACCGGCATCCCAGCCGCTTAACTTATCGACTCGGATGCGTGTGCAAGCCGGGGATAATGCTGGCATCGGCGGTTTCATCATCACGGGAAGCGTTCCCAAACACATCCTGCTCCGCGCCATCGGTCCCTCCCTGACCGGTGCCGGCGTCCCCGACGCATTGGCCGATCCAACCCTCGAACTCCACGGCCCTTCCGGTTTCGTTACGATCGCCGATGATAACTGGCACGACGACCCGGCCCAGGCCGCCGCGATCCAAGCAACTGGTCTTGCGCCCAGCAATGACCTCGAGGCCGCGATCGACATCACACTCGATCCCGGCTCTTACACCGCCATCATTCGCGGCAAGAACAACACCGCCGACGTCGGCCTGATCGAGGTCTACGACCTGAGCCCGGCCGTTCCGGCCAGGCTGGCCAACATCAGCACGCGCGCTTTTGTGGACACGGGGGACAATGTCGTGATCGCCGGGTTCATTCTCGGAGGCAATAACAGTGATGGCCAGATTCTCATTCGTGGAATCGGGCCGAGCCTGGCTGGGTTTGGTGTGACTAATGCGCTGGCCGATCCGACGCTTGAGCTACGTGACAATAATGGAACGCTGCTCGCGTCGAATAATGACTGGCAGCAAAGCATGCAACCGCTGCCGCCCCCCGGGCTGCGGCCCACAAACAATTTGGAGTCGGCCATAATGGCGACGCTGCCGCCGGGCATGTATACTGCCTTGCTCGCCGGAGTGAATACAACCGGCGTCGGCCTGGTCGAGGTTTACGACCGTGGGGCACAGTAG
- a CDS encoding DUF6428 family protein, with protein sequence MKLAALREILGRHPKNFLRFLLPDGDAIPLHAHVTEVGHVVKSYIDCGGLTGRSESVVLQTHVGEDVDHRLRADRFAKILQLGKRVLPHDRLEVEVEYDCCVVAQYPVLAVEPAGEYLDVTLGKRRTRCLAQERKKAISNENCCAPATATCCA encoded by the coding sequence ATGAAACTGGCCGCCCTTCGCGAAATCCTTGGACGACATCCAAAAAATTTCCTCCGCTTTTTGTTGCCAGACGGGGACGCTATCCCGCTTCACGCACACGTCACCGAAGTCGGACACGTCGTGAAAAGCTACATCGATTGCGGCGGGCTCACGGGCCGGTCCGAGTCAGTGGTTCTTCAAACGCACGTGGGGGAGGATGTCGATCATCGATTGCGCGCGGATCGGTTCGCAAAAATTCTCCAGCTCGGCAAACGCGTCCTGCCGCACGACCGGCTGGAAGTGGAGGTGGAATACGACTGCTGCGTCGTGGCGCAATATCCGGTGTTGGCAGTCGAGCCCGCCGGTGAGTATCTCGACGTCACGCTCGGCAAGCGCCGCACCCGATGCCTCGCCCAGGAGCGTAAAAAGGCCATCTCCAATGAGAATTGCTGCGCTCCGGCGACAGCCACTTGCTGCGCCTGA